One genomic region from Rhodoligotrophos appendicifer encodes:
- a CDS encoding helicase-related protein, giving the protein MKTITAVLGPTNTGKTHLAVERMLGYETGMIGLPLRLLAREVYDKVRAKVGEQAVALVTGEEKIVPSSPRFWVCTVEAMPPELQVDFLAIDEVQLAADLDRGHIFTDRILHRRGSQETMLLGSSTMRPMIERLLPGTNYITRPRFSKLSFSGSKKITRLPPRSAVVAFSADQVYSIAELIRRQRGGAAVVLGALSPRTRNAQVALYESGDVDFLVATDAIGMGLNMDVDHIAFAQARKFDGFNFRDLTPAELAQIAGRAGRHMNDGTFGVTGEVDPFSREIIDRIENHNFESIKYIQWRNRELDFSTVESLMRSLAEAPSIAGLMRAQSGADQLALEQLANDPDVRNAAKGREAVTKLWEVCQIPDYRNITGNEHANLVGRVYGFLTSAEGKIPADWFEGQLKQADNVEGDIDTLATRIAHVRTWTFIANRSDWLEDADGWREKARATEDRLSDALHERLSQRFIDRRTSVLMKRLREKDRLASSVDTGGEILVEGVFVGQIKGFHFIPDTSSDASEGRTLRAASMQAVAAEIADRAKQLVEDRVEVFALGREGSIRWRDTRIARLVAGRSVLKPQVELIADEQLSGADREAVQKRLEQFVEYRIGEVLKPLVQLESAQDLEGLARGLAFRLVEQLGVLSREEVKDDVKQLDQAARAGLRNYGIRFGAFNIFMPLLLKPAAMELKLLLWALTEQQAGRLDLDKLPEPPTQGLTSVAFDQSTPKGFYRAVGFRVCGTRAVRIDMLERLADVIRPRVFWRPQFDGDTRPNGSVEGGGFTVVPDMMSLVGCSGEEFASILRTLGFRCENRVIEPSPPEVPETAASSETPLPDEAPVAEQFGSEAITEAPAELLAEAPAEILAENGEGAEPSAVEATPNAAPEQGEAENADGETKPETPAAATAIEGDVTPSAVEAHQEPEGIESSPPAAASDAGVVDPSVDAPIDVPAKPLEPTVLEVWWPKDAGPFKRAEGGGRRDARRQQQERPGAEKRAGGAHPRQEGDRPREARGPRPERNRNDPSRHEKPRHEGGRPEKPRHERPDKPRQDERHAARQRREESVRADSPFAVLGALKAELLQKRKTGQ; this is encoded by the coding sequence ATGAAAACCATCACCGCGGTTCTCGGTCCCACGAATACAGGCAAGACCCATCTCGCCGTTGAGCGCATGCTGGGCTACGAGACCGGCATGATCGGCCTGCCCCTCCGGCTCCTGGCCCGCGAAGTTTATGACAAGGTTCGCGCCAAGGTCGGAGAACAGGCCGTTGCGCTGGTGACCGGGGAGGAGAAGATCGTCCCCAGCTCCCCTCGCTTCTGGGTGTGCACGGTGGAGGCCATGCCGCCCGAGCTTCAGGTTGACTTCCTGGCGATCGACGAGGTGCAGCTTGCCGCGGACCTCGACCGCGGCCACATCTTCACGGATCGGATCCTGCATCGCCGCGGCAGCCAGGAGACGATGCTCCTCGGCTCCAGCACGATGCGGCCGATGATCGAGCGCCTCCTGCCGGGCACGAATTACATCACCCGACCGCGCTTCTCTAAGTTGAGCTTCTCCGGCAGCAAAAAAATTACGCGCCTGCCGCCACGCAGCGCTGTGGTCGCGTTCTCGGCAGATCAGGTCTACAGCATCGCCGAACTGATCCGTCGGCAGCGGGGTGGCGCCGCCGTCGTTCTCGGTGCGCTGTCGCCTCGAACCCGCAATGCGCAGGTCGCCCTCTACGAATCCGGTGACGTCGACTTTCTCGTGGCCACCGATGCGATCGGCATGGGCCTCAATATGGATGTGGACCACATCGCCTTCGCTCAAGCGAGGAAGTTTGACGGGTTCAACTTCCGTGACCTGACGCCGGCGGAGCTTGCCCAGATCGCTGGCCGCGCGGGGCGGCACATGAATGATGGGACCTTTGGCGTCACAGGAGAGGTGGATCCCTTCTCCCGGGAGATCATCGATCGCATCGAGAATCACAATTTCGAGTCGATCAAATACATCCAGTGGCGCAATCGTGAGCTTGATTTCTCCACTGTGGAGTCCCTGATGCGAAGCCTTGCTGAGGCACCCTCCATCGCAGGGCTGATGCGGGCGCAGTCGGGTGCCGACCAGCTGGCCCTGGAACAGCTGGCCAACGACCCCGATGTCAGGAACGCGGCAAAGGGGAGGGAGGCGGTCACGAAGCTCTGGGAAGTCTGCCAGATCCCGGACTATCGCAACATCACCGGCAACGAACATGCAAATCTGGTGGGTCGGGTCTACGGCTTCCTGACCTCCGCCGAAGGCAAGATCCCTGCGGACTGGTTCGAGGGGCAGCTGAAGCAGGCCGACAATGTCGAGGGCGACATCGACACTCTCGCGACCCGGATCGCGCATGTGCGCACCTGGACCTTCATCGCCAATCGCAGCGATTGGCTGGAAGATGCCGATGGCTGGCGGGAAAAGGCTCGGGCCACCGAGGACCGGCTCTCGGATGCTCTCCACGAACGTCTCTCACAGCGGTTCATCGACCGCCGCACCAGCGTTCTGATGAAGCGGTTGAGGGAGAAGGATCGACTGGCCTCTTCGGTCGACACGGGCGGCGAGATCCTCGTCGAGGGTGTCTTCGTCGGACAGATCAAGGGTTTTCATTTCATTCCGGATACGAGCAGCGATGCCTCTGAAGGACGGACGTTGCGGGCTGCTTCCATGCAGGCCGTAGCCGCGGAGATTGCAGACCGTGCGAAGCAGCTCGTGGAAGACAGGGTCGAAGTCTTTGCTCTGGGACGGGAGGGCTCGATCCGCTGGCGCGATACCCGCATTGCCCGCCTCGTCGCCGGTCGCAGCGTTCTGAAGCCTCAGGTCGAACTGATCGCCGACGAGCAGCTCTCCGGTGCCGATCGGGAAGCCGTGCAGAAGCGGCTGGAGCAGTTCGTGGAATATCGCATCGGCGAGGTCTTGAAGCCGCTGGTGCAGCTGGAATCGGCTCAGGATCTGGAGGGGCTTGCCCGGGGGCTCGCCTTCCGCCTCGTGGAGCAGCTGGGCGTTCTGAGCCGGGAAGAGGTCAAGGACGACGTCAAGCAGCTCGACCAGGCCGCGCGGGCCGGACTGCGGAACTACGGTATTCGCTTCGGAGCCTTCAACATCTTCATGCCCCTGCTGCTGAAGCCGGCGGCGATGGAACTGAAGCTGCTCCTCTGGGCCTTGACGGAACAGCAGGCGGGGCGTCTCGACCTGGATAAATTGCCTGAGCCCCCCACCCAGGGCTTGACGTCGGTCGCCTTCGATCAATCGACGCCGAAGGGTTTCTACAGAGCCGTCGGCTTCCGGGTCTGCGGCACTCGTGCCGTTCGCATCGACATGCTGGAACGTCTCGCCGACGTGATCAGGCCGCGTGTGTTTTGGCGGCCCCAATTCGATGGCGACACGCGTCCCAACGGCTCGGTCGAAGGCGGCGGTTTCACCGTGGTCCCCGATATGATGTCGCTGGTCGGATGTTCCGGCGAGGAGTTTGCCAGCATTCTCCGGACGCTGGGGTTCCGATGTGAGAACCGGGTGATCGAACCATCGCCTCCGGAAGTGCCGGAAACAGCGGCATCGAGTGAGACACCTTTACCCGACGAAGCACCGGTGGCTGAGCAGTTCGGGAGCGAGGCGATCACTGAGGCGCCGGCAGAGCTCCTGGCGGAAGCACCGGCAGAGATCCTGGCGGAGAATGGGGAAGGTGCCGAGCCTTCCGCTGTCGAGGCCACTCCCAACGCTGCCCCGGAGCAGGGTGAGGCTGAGAATGCCGATGGTGAGACGAAGCCCGAGACGCCCGCTGCAGCGACGGCGATCGAGGGCGATGTGACCCCTTCGGCTGTCGAGGCCCATCAGGAACCGGAGGGGATCGAGTCGTCGCCCCCGGCAGCTGCCTCGGACGCAGGCGTCGTCGACCCCTCCGTAGACGCGCCGATCGATGTGCCAGCGAAGCCCCTGGAACCCACCGTCCTCGAGGTCTGGTGGCCAAAGGATGCGGGTCCGTTCAAGCGCGCGGAAGGCGGCGGCCGCAGGGACGCCAGGCGCCAGCAGCAGGAACGGCCTGGCGCGGAGAAGCGTGCGGGCGGTGCTCATCCCCGGCAGGAGGGTGACCGGCCCCGCGAAGCGCGAGGCCCGCGTCCGGAGCGAAACCGCAATGATCCGTCGCGGCATGAAAAGCCGAGGCATGAGGGAGGCCGGCCGGAGAAACCGCGACATGAAAGGCCGGACAAGCCGCGCCAAGACGAGCGCCACGCGGCCCGGCAGAGGCGCGAGGAGTCGGTTCGCGCGGATTCCCCGTTTGCAGTTTTGGGCGCCCTCAAAGCGGAGTTGCTGCAGAAGCGTAAGACCGGCCAATGA
- a CDS encoding RNA-binding S4 domain-containing protein — protein MGQRIDKWLVYARMVKTRTAATELVERGRVRVNRERVTKTSQMVGEGDVLTLAFPRNIRIIRIVGIGERRGPPSEAQLLYEDLTRPAAPGEG, from the coding sequence ATGGGTCAGCGCATCGACAAATGGCTTGTCTATGCACGGATGGTCAAGACGCGGACCGCTGCGACGGAGCTGGTGGAGCGTGGGCGCGTCAGAGTGAATAGGGAGCGCGTGACGAAGACGAGCCAAATGGTCGGCGAGGGAGATGTGCTGACGCTCGCTTTTCCCCGCAATATCCGAATCATCAGAATTGTCGGCATCGGTGAACGTCGTGGACCCCCGAGTGAGGCCCAGCTTCTCTATGAGGATCTGACGCGGCCGGCCGCACCGGGCGAAGGGTGA
- the fdxA gene encoding ferredoxin FdxA, giving the protein MTYVVTDNCIKCKYMDCVEVCPVDCFYEGENMLVIHPDECIDCGVCEPECPAEAIKPDTEPGLEKWLGVNADYASRWPNITAKKDAPPDAADFDGEADKFEKYFSAEPGEGD; this is encoded by the coding sequence ATGACTTACGTCGTCACCGACAACTGCATCAAATGCAAATACATGGATTGCGTGGAAGTCTGTCCTGTGGACTGCTTCTACGAGGGTGAGAACATGCTGGTGATCCACCCGGACGAATGTATCGATTGCGGGGTCTGTGAGCCGGAATGCCCGGCGGAGGCGATCAAGCCGGACACGGAGCCGGGACTGGAGAAGTGGCTCGGTGTAAACGCGGACTATGCGAGCAGATGGCCGAACATCACGGCAAAGAAGGACGCCCCGCCGGATGCGGCGGACTTTGACGGCGAGGCGGACAAGTTCGAGAAGTATTTTTCCGCGGAACCGGGAGAGGGTGACTGA
- a CDS encoding CarD family transcriptional regulator gives MHDYGVKEDRSRRRESVDGLYSFAPRGRAGSMRCSSERLVLVGLRRKSQRDKHLGPRTVFRAAEMVESMAATQKKAGLKFKTNEFVVYPAHGVGKIVDIEEQEIAGAKLELYVIDFDREKMRLRVPTGKCEAVGMRKLSDQDKIEQALKTLKGRARVRRTMWSRRAQEYEAKINSGDIIAVAEVVRDLFRSDRQPEQSYSERQLYEAALDRMAREVAAVKVLDEPTAVKEIENLLLTSPKRLKGTEAEVEAEGEAEDATEEAA, from the coding sequence TTGCACGACTACGGCGTAAAAGAGGACAGGTCAAGGAGGCGGGAGAGCGTTGACGGCCTTTATTCCTTCGCGCCGCGCGGGCGTGCGGGTTCGATGCGTTGTAGCAGCGAAAGGCTTGTTCTCGTCGGGCTACGTCGAAAGTCGCAGCGCGATAAGCATCTGGGTCCGCGAACGGTGTTCAGGGCGGCGGAGATGGTGGAGAGTATGGCAGCAACACAAAAAAAAGCGGGTCTTAAGTTCAAGACCAACGAATTTGTGGTCTATCCTGCGCATGGCGTAGGCAAGATCGTCGATATCGAGGAGCAAGAGATCGCCGGCGCGAAGCTCGAGCTCTACGTCATCGACTTCGATCGTGAGAAAATGCGTCTCCGCGTCCCCACGGGAAAATGCGAAGCCGTCGGCATGCGCAAGCTGTCGGATCAGGATAAGATCGAGCAGGCGCTGAAGACGTTGAAGGGCCGTGCCCGTGTTCGCCGCACGATGTGGAGCCGTCGCGCTCAGGAATACGAAGCAAAGATCAATTCTGGCGATATCATTGCTGTCGCCGAAGTCGTGCGCGACCTGTTCCGCTCCGACCGCCAGCCGGAGCAATCCTACAGCGAGCGTCAGCTTTACGAAGCAGCCTTGGATCGCATGGCCCGCGAAGTTGCCGCCGTTAAAGTTCTTGATGAACCCACCGCCGTTAAGGAAATCGAGAATTTGCTTCTGACGAGCCCGAAGCGCTTGAAGGGCACCGAAGCCGAGGTCGAAGCCGAAGGCGAGGCGGAAGACGCCACCGAGGAAGCGGCCTGA
- a CDS encoding thermonuclease family protein produces MMDLLRRPILMLASIACTSLGSAHAVLQAEEVCGQPRETATIAKVRGMEQITLADGRTVRLAAIEPPHARPSPGRGARAIERAADTLLQDSLVGSKVTLSGTKTPDRHGRLVVQVATEDGSWIQKMLVAQGLVRVMPLVGQTDCVGELLAAEANARARGQGLWALSEFAPRSAEGTRALLERLDRYEIVAGTIRDVSSTKRLTYLNFGDDWRTDFTVALTADAREDLERRGFTMESLAGRPIRVRGFIERRNGPMVTVDVAEQVEFVPKQ; encoded by the coding sequence ATGATGGACTTGCTTCGCCGCCCGATACTGATGCTGGCCTCGATCGCATGCACGTCGCTGGGGAGCGCCCATGCTGTGCTGCAAGCGGAGGAGGTGTGCGGGCAGCCGCGCGAGACCGCGACCATCGCCAAAGTCCGGGGGATGGAGCAGATCACACTCGCCGATGGCCGGACCGTGCGGCTGGCCGCCATCGAGCCTCCCCATGCGCGGCCCTCCCCCGGCCGAGGCGCCCGTGCCATCGAGCGCGCCGCCGACACTCTGCTGCAGGATAGTCTTGTGGGCTCCAAGGTGACATTGTCGGGGACCAAGACCCCGGATCGGCATGGCCGGCTGGTCGTGCAGGTGGCGACAGAGGATGGGTCCTGGATCCAGAAAATGCTCGTCGCGCAGGGGCTCGTGCGCGTGATGCCGCTTGTGGGGCAGACCGACTGCGTCGGTGAGCTGCTCGCAGCAGAGGCCAATGCCCGGGCGCGCGGTCAGGGCTTGTGGGCGCTGAGCGAGTTCGCACCCCGATCAGCGGAGGGGACACGCGCCCTGCTCGAGCGACTTGACCGGTATGAGATCGTCGCGGGTACGATCCGCGACGTGTCGAGCACGAAGAGGCTCACCTATCTCAACTTCGGTGACGACTGGCGGACCGACTTCACCGTAGCGCTCACGGCGGACGCTCGAGAGGATCTGGAGCGGCGGGGTTTCACCATGGAAAGCTTGGCGGGCCGTCCGATCCGCGTGCGCGGGTTCATCGAGCGCAGAAACGGTCCCATGGTCACGGTCGACGTCGCCGAGCAGGTAGAGTTCGTCCCGAAACAATAA
- a CDS encoding serine/threonine-protein kinase: protein MSKLKKPVEIETTFNTYRLIEQLGQGGAGCVYGGLDAAGEPVAVKVLTAPGGDKRRRFKNEIAFLQRNSHPNIVTVTDHGVATSDPIKGPFYVMPRFSCSLRDVIKQTPSPNEAMKLFSQILDGVEAAHLQQVTHRDLKPENVLIDSNKSRAAVADFGVARFTEEQLHTLVQTHPTARLANFQYAAPEQRAGGHTVGTPADIYALGLILNELFTGSVPHGTAYRTIASVAADFTFLDPIVVEMLQQNPASRPGSIVSVKQLIQRHRAEAVSLQKLSEFKNVVIPAGEVDDPLAHQPPQLIGANFDRGTLRLTLDRPVNSNWVHALHNMGHYSSVPGADPQAFRFNGTEVMVGTQANRAQDVIDHFKVWLPQASRVLKHSLEREAQQKEVDQRKRLDRELEAERQHLEINRSLKV from the coding sequence ATGAGCAAACTTAAGAAGCCGGTCGAGATTGAAACGACGTTCAATACTTATCGGCTTATAGAGCAGCTCGGCCAAGGAGGGGCTGGCTGCGTTTATGGTGGACTGGACGCTGCCGGTGAGCCCGTCGCCGTAAAGGTACTGACGGCACCAGGTGGGGACAAGCGTCGCCGGTTCAAGAACGAAATAGCATTTCTTCAGCGCAACTCGCATCCAAACATTGTGACAGTAACCGATCACGGGGTGGCGACCTCGGACCCGATCAAGGGGCCCTTTTATGTGATGCCAAGGTTTTCTTGCAGTTTGCGAGACGTGATTAAGCAGACGCCTTCTCCAAATGAAGCGATGAAATTATTCAGCCAGATACTTGATGGAGTAGAAGCAGCCCACCTTCAACAAGTCACTCACCGTGACCTGAAACCGGAAAATGTACTGATTGATAGTAATAAAAGCAGAGCGGCGGTTGCCGATTTCGGAGTTGCTAGATTTACCGAGGAGCAGCTCCACACGTTAGTCCAAACCCACCCCACCGCTAGGCTGGCTAATTTTCAGTACGCAGCACCAGAGCAGCGCGCCGGCGGGCATACCGTGGGTACTCCTGCGGATATCTATGCGTTAGGTCTCATTTTGAATGAGCTGTTTACCGGGAGTGTCCCGCACGGCACTGCATATCGAACGATCGCCTCAGTGGCGGCCGATTTCACCTTCCTAGACCCGATTGTCGTCGAAATGCTACAGCAGAATCCAGCCTCCCGCCCAGGCTCGATTGTCTCTGTAAAGCAGTTAATACAGAGGCATCGCGCCGAGGCGGTATCACTCCAAAAACTCAGTGAGTTTAAGAACGTCGTGATCCCAGCCGGCGAAGTCGATGATCCCCTTGCGCATCAGCCTCCGCAGCTAATCGGGGCCAATTTTGACAGAGGAACACTTCGCCTCACCCTAGACCGCCCAGTAAACTCAAACTGGGTCCATGCGCTGCATAATATGGGGCACTACTCTTCGGTTCCTGGGGCGGATCCACAGGCGTTTCGATTCAATGGCACCGAAGTAATGGTTGGTACGCAAGCAAATCGAGCTCAAGATGTCATCGATCATTTCAAAGTGTGGCTACCTCAGGCGTCCAGGGTCTTGAAGCATAGTTTAGAGCGAGAAGCCCAGCAGAAGGAGGTTGACCAGCGTAAGCGCTTAGATCGTGAACTTGAGGCGGAGCGGCAGCACTTAGAGATTAACCGCAGCCTCAAAGTTTAG
- a CDS encoding BMP family ABC transporter substrate-binding protein → MPGTYHSRREILKRLALLSAGLAPATLPFRKLHASDLVAGFVYVGPRLDWGWNQSFAAAAEALRGLPGITVYQAGYIPESTDYDSGNDNEETRAYAAAIEGLAANGAGLVVSTSFGHDPFLWAAAKRHPNVMFRQASALANEETPANVGSQNALINQGHYINGVAAGLCTTSNRLGFVAGLPFPPVLLNVNSFLLGCRRTNPKATVRVIFTGGWEDEAHDAAATNALVDAGCDVITCHLDAPRVAIETAEGRGVKSCGHAFNQNALAPKGYITGADYNWTGLFDAFAKSVRRGGALPKFVTGGYDEDLVRSSPFGEGATPEAITAATAAVQDMKRGEAIFVGPITDNTGRQVMPPGTTFGPYADELQRTDYLIDGVIGSLTSPG, encoded by the coding sequence GTGCCCGGGACGTATCACAGTCGCCGCGAAATACTGAAACGCCTGGCACTGCTCTCCGCAGGCCTCGCACCCGCAACGCTACCGTTCCGAAAACTACACGCGAGTGATCTCGTGGCCGGCTTCGTCTATGTCGGCCCTCGTCTCGATTGGGGATGGAATCAGTCGTTTGCGGCAGCGGCGGAGGCGCTCAGGGGCCTGCCAGGAATAACCGTTTACCAGGCTGGATATATTCCGGAGAGCACCGATTACGACAGCGGCAATGACAATGAGGAGACGAGGGCCTACGCAGCGGCCATAGAGGGACTGGCCGCTAATGGCGCGGGTCTGGTCGTCTCGACCTCATTCGGCCACGATCCATTTCTTTGGGCTGCAGCAAAGAGGCATCCCAACGTCATGTTCCGGCAGGCCTCGGCACTAGCCAATGAGGAGACCCCAGCGAATGTGGGCAGCCAGAATGCCCTCATCAATCAAGGGCACTATATCAATGGCGTAGCGGCCGGGCTGTGTACGACCTCCAACAGACTCGGCTTTGTCGCGGGCCTCCCCTTCCCACCCGTCCTGCTCAATGTAAATTCGTTTCTTCTCGGCTGCCGTCGCACAAATCCGAAGGCCACGGTGAGGGTCATCTTCACCGGCGGTTGGGAGGATGAAGCGCATGATGCGGCCGCGACAAATGCGTTGGTCGATGCCGGTTGCGACGTCATCACATGTCATCTCGATGCGCCTCGGGTTGCGATAGAAACGGCGGAGGGGCGCGGCGTAAAGAGCTGCGGTCATGCCTTCAACCAGAACGCGCTCGCTCCTAAGGGCTATATTACCGGCGCCGACTACAATTGGACCGGCTTGTTCGATGCGTTTGCAAAATCGGTGCGGCGCGGCGGCGCCCTGCCGAAATTCGTTACCGGCGGATACGATGAGGACCTCGTGCGCTCGAGCCCATTCGGTGAGGGAGCGACGCCGGAGGCCATCACTGCTGCAACGGCCGCGGTGCAGGACATGAAACGCGGCGAAGCTATCTTTGTCGGTCCGATTACTGACAACACCGGCAGACAGGTGATGCCGCCGGGAACGACTTTCGGTCCCTATGCCGACGAACTGCAGCGGACCGATTATCTGATCGATGGCGTTATCGGATCGCTCACATCTCCCGGATGA